The Aggregatilinea lenta genome includes a region encoding these proteins:
- a CDS encoding prenyltransferase/squalene oxidase repeat-containing protein: protein MTREWNTLKRRNPPVGTQLSAPNPEVINHEIDCLLAELAEGRVEGVAYDTAWIARLGLRYPGNGFESALEWLRRNQYEDGSWGGPLVQYHDRFISTLAAIVALREAGADPRDERRVRRGESILWKIMGRLGRDDSDTIGFPILSASLATEATALGLDVPMPPMRFASAYRKKVQALLDNPNRNWRATTVAFSLEALRNSIRDSDQVLEANGSVASSPSATAAFLLSVNSPNEQAALDYLQRSQQEDGSVPAVAPIDLFSIAWSLTHLLQAGAVEPDSPQITRLLDHLWRSWSPTVGTSFSSYYPVTDSDCTAIGLSVLKWGNYPVSADVLSYYEGEQDFFCYVDETNPALSAQVRLLSTLRKCDDHPNYPAWSAKIVGTLHRLDENGSYWWDKWHASPYYVSGIALDALRGLDDRLVRSRLKWILRTQNDDGGWGYLGESTPEETAYCLQALTKWYNLGETFDRSIMDAAANYLWKNLFSYRKIPLWIGKSMYHPEGPVRAAILGALHRYVPIQLR, encoded by the coding sequence ATGACACGAGAATGGAACACCCTCAAACGGCGTAATCCGCCGGTAGGTACCCAACTTTCCGCTCCGAACCCGGAGGTGATCAATCATGAGATTGACTGTCTGTTGGCGGAGTTGGCGGAAGGAAGGGTCGAGGGTGTCGCCTACGACACGGCTTGGATAGCGCGGCTGGGCCTGCGTTATCCCGGCAACGGCTTTGAGAGTGCGCTGGAGTGGCTGCGACGCAACCAGTATGAAGACGGCAGTTGGGGCGGCCCGTTGGTCCAGTATCACGACCGGTTCATCTCGACGCTGGCGGCCATCGTCGCGCTGCGCGAGGCGGGCGCCGATCCCAGGGACGAGCGCCGGGTCAGACGCGGCGAAAGCATCCTCTGGAAGATCATGGGACGCCTGGGCCGCGACGACAGCGACACGATCGGCTTCCCTATCCTCTCCGCCTCGCTGGCCACCGAGGCGACCGCGCTGGGCCTCGACGTGCCGATGCCGCCGATGCGCTTCGCCAGCGCCTACCGCAAAAAAGTGCAGGCCCTGCTCGACAACCCGAACCGCAACTGGCGCGCGACGACCGTGGCGTTCTCGCTGGAAGCGCTGCGCAATTCGATCCGGGACAGCGATCAGGTGCTCGAAGCGAACGGTTCGGTCGCGTCGTCGCCATCCGCGACCGCCGCGTTCTTGTTGTCCGTGAACAGCCCAAACGAACAGGCGGCGCTCGATTACCTGCAGAGGTCGCAGCAGGAAGACGGCTCCGTTCCGGCGGTGGCCCCCATCGACCTGTTCTCGATTGCATGGTCGCTCACGCACCTGCTGCAAGCTGGCGCGGTTGAGCCGGATTCACCGCAGATAACGCGGTTGCTCGATCACCTCTGGCGGTCGTGGTCGCCCACGGTCGGCACCAGCTTTTCCTCCTACTACCCGGTCACGGATTCCGACTGCACGGCGATCGGACTATCGGTCCTCAAGTGGGGAAACTACCCAGTCAGCGCGGACGTCCTGAGCTATTACGAGGGTGAGCAGGATTTCTTCTGCTATGTGGACGAGACGAATCCGGCGCTGAGCGCGCAGGTGCGCCTGCTGTCCACGCTGCGCAAGTGCGACGATCACCCCAATTACCCGGCATGGAGCGCAAAAATTGTCGGCACGCTACATCGCCTCGACGAAAACGGCTCGTACTGGTGGGACAAGTGGCATGCGTCGCCCTACTACGTCAGCGGAATTGCGCTGGATGCACTGCGCGGCCTGGACGACCGTCTCGTGCGCTCGCGCCTGAAGTGGATTCTGAGGACACAGAATGACGATGGCGGTTGGGGCTATCTGGGCGAATCGACCCCTGAGGAGACCGCCTATTGCCTTCAGGCGTTGACAAAATGGTACAATCTCGGAGAGACCTTCGACCGGTCAATCATGGACGCAGCGGCCAATTATCTATGGAAGAATCTCTTTAGTTACCGAAAAATCCCCCTGTGGATTGGCAAAAGTATGTACCATCCCGAAGGGCCGGTGCGCGCGGCCATTCTGGGAGCGCTGCATCGTTATGTACCTATACAACTTCGATAG